One part of the Megachile rotundata isolate GNS110a chromosome 16, iyMegRotu1, whole genome shotgun sequence genome encodes these proteins:
- the LOC100882814 gene encoding uncharacterized protein LOC100882814 isoform X3, whose amino-acid sequence MDSKSSVEFAINNVSYTVTEDVPPRTSLNVFIRDYAKLRGTKAMCHEGGCGACIVSVEVKGKTMSVNSCLVPVLICNGWSIKTIEGLGNRKDGYHTLQAALAGKNGSQCGYCSPGMVMNMYSLLQGKQLTMKEIENSFGGNICRCTGYRPILDTFKGFAVDAPKNLVQDIHDIEEVFKIKTCKRTGLACENGCNGCHQLISNTEDKIDMKLEGVQFHKVLSVDDLFAVFEKNPNASYILYGGNTAHGVYRTQITDIAIDINDIPDLRRISKENDSLTIGSNLSLTVAMETFEKYSKERNFEYLQHLAKHIDLIASVPVRNIGSLAGNLMIKYQHHEFPSDLFLILETAGAQLHIVEAGGKKTIVNLLDFLDMDMKHKIIYSIVLPARGSEYEYRSYKIMPRAQNAHAHVNGGFLFKLDGAGRVVEKPNIIFGGINEHFLHASKTEEYLIGKSIFDKDTIKKAIEILDNELNPDHVLPDYSPQFRKLLAVGLFFKFILSIKPEKIDPRIRSGGSLLERELSSAKQDYDTDKNIWPLNQPLPKMEAIYQTSGEAQYANDIPPLANEVFCAFVHTTVPNGKIKSIDASEALKIKGVIAFYSAKDIPGKNVFISAASQQMMLPNDEVLFAEEKIEFAGQPVGIIVATTHSIANDAAQKVRVSYVDVQTEKAILKIEDAIASNDRSRMLQTINIDAKTKGTDTKHVIKGVFRCGSQYHYTMETQSCVCIPTEGGMDVIPATQFVDLCQTSIAECLGVKNNSLNINVRRLGGAYGSKISRATQIACACALACYKLNRPTRLVMSIESNMIAIGKRYDTRQEYEVGVDDNGRIQYLKSKHWGNSGCNFNEMHGPVVIHHIGSCYDTTTWSFQAFEARTDLPSNTYCRAPGSTEAIGMVENIMENIAKILRKDSLEIKLLNMNEDHKKMLQPMIDELSNNADYEMRKRAVETFNNENRWKKKGIALVPMMYPMGFWGQFHALVSIYARDGTVSVTHGGIESGQGINTKVAQVAAHTLGIDLSLVTVKPTNNLTAPNNFVTGGSLTSEVCSYATMAACKELVKRLEPIKQELKNPSWQELVMTAYTKDVDLCARYMYTTKDDIKPYPVYGVTIAEVEIDVLTGQHILRRVDLMEDCGRSMNPELDLGQVEGAFVMGIGYWTSEDLIYDPKSGQLTNYRTWNYKPPGAKDIPVDFRVYFRRNAPNPLSILRSKATGEPPLCMSYVIPIAIRNALDSARKDAQDSALWYPLDGPVTTERILLTSLTSKEQMVL is encoded by the exons GGATTCAAAAAGTAGCGTAGAATTCGCAATTAATAATGTCTCTTACACCG TTACGGAAGACGTTCCCCCCCGAACATCTCTCAACGTCTTCATCAGAGATTATGCAAAATTGCGAGGTACTAAAGCGATGTGTCATGAAGGAGGTTGCGGTGCTTGCATTGTATCTGTCGAAGTCAAGGGTAAAACAATGTCTGTGAATTCTTGCCTAGTGCCAGTTTTAATCTGTAACGG ATGGTCGATTAAGACGATCGAAGGATTAGGCAACAGGAAAGATGGTTATCATACGTTACAAGCTGCATTAGCAGGAAAAAATGGTTCCCAGTGCGGTTATTGTTCTCCCGGTATGGTAATGAATATGTACAG CCTTTTACAGGGCAAACAGTTGACTATGAAAGAGATAGAAAATTCCTTTGGCGGTAACATATGCCGCTGCACGGGTTATCGACCGATTTTAGATACGTTTAAAGGGTTTGCTGTCGATGCCCCTAAAAATCTTGTTCAAGATATTCATGATATAGAA gaagtatttaaaattaaaacctgcaaGAGGACAGGTTTGGCTTGCGAGAACGGTTGCAACGGTTGTCATCAGCTTATTTCTAACACCGAGGATAAAATAGATATGAAGTTAGAAGGTGTACAGTTTCATAAAGTTTTATCGGTCGATGATTTATTTGCAGTGTTTGAAAAAAATCCGAATGcaagttacattctatacggtGGTAATACCGCACACG GTGTTTATCGCACTCAGATAACCGATATAGCCATCGACATTAATGATATTCCCGATTTGCGACGAATAAGCAAAGAAAACGATTCGCTAACCATCGGCAGTAATTTGTCTCTTACCGTGGCAATGGAaacttttgaaaaatattccaaGGAACGAAATTTCGAATATTTGCAACATTTAGCTAAGCATATAGATTTAATCGCTAGTGTTCCAGTGAGAAAT ATTGGATCTTTagctggaaatttgatgataaaATATCAACACCATGAGTTTCCCTCGGATCTCTTTTTAATACTTGAAACTGCAGGCGCGCAACTACACATAG TGGAGGCCGGAGGAAAAAAGACTATCGTTAATTTATTAGATTTTCTCGATATGGAtatgaaacataaaattatatatagcaTTGTATTGCCAGCGCGTGGCAGTGAATATGAATACAGATCTTACAAG ATTATGCCACGTGCTCAGAATGCTCACGCTCACGTGAACGGTGGATTCCTCTTTAAATTGGACGGAGCTGGAAGAGTCGTGGAAAAACCAAATATAATATTTGGcggaataaatgaacatttt CTTCACGCTTCGAAAACGGAAGAATACTTAATTGGTAAATCTATCTTCGACAAAGATACAATTAAAAAAGCCATTGAAATATTGGATAACGAACTTAATCCCGATCATGTATTACCCGATTATTCTccacaatttagaaaattacttGCCGTAGGACTTTTCTTCAAG TTTATCCTGAGCATTAAACCAGAAAAGATTGATCCAAGGATACGCAGCGGTGGATCGCTGTTAGAACGTGAATTATCCTCGGCAAAGCAGGATTACGATACCGATAAGAATATATGGCCTCTGAATCAACCCCTTCCGAAAATGGAGGCAATATATCAAACATCGGGCGAAGCACAATACGCGAATGATATTCCGCCTTTAGCGAACGAAGTATTTTGCGCGTTTGTTCATACGACCGTACCTAATGGCAAAATAAAATCCATCGATGCTTCCGAAGCACTG AAAATTAAAGGAGTCATAGCGTTCTATTCTGCGAAAGATATTCCTGGAAAAAACGTGTTTATTTCGGCAGCTAGTCAACAGATGATGCTGCCTAACGACGAAGTA CTGTTCGCAGaggaaaaaattgaatttgctggACAACCTGTTGGAATAATTGTTGCGACAACGCATTCAATTGCGAATGACGCGGCACAAAAGGTGCGTGTCTCTTATGTTGACGTTCAAACGGAAAAAGCAATATTGAAAATAGAAGACGCTATAGCTTCTAATGACAGATCTAGAATGCTTCAAACAATCAATATAGATGCAAAAACGAAAG GAACGGATACGAAGCATGTAATAAAAGGAGTGTTTCGATGTGGAAGTCAGTATCATTATACCATGGAAACCCAAAGTTGCGTTTGTATTCCGACTGAAGGCGGGATGGATGTTATCCCAGCAACGCAATTTGTGGATCTCTGTCAAACTTCCATAGCCGAATGTCTTGGCGTTAAGAATAACAG tttaaatataaatgtaagaaGATTAGGCGGTGCATATGGTTCTAAGATATCGCGCGCGACACAAATTGCTTGTGCTTGTGCATTAGCTTGTTATAAACTGAATCGACCAACACGGCTCGTTATGTCGATAGAGAGTAATATGATAGCGATCGGTAAGAGGTACGATACTCGTCAGGAGTATGAGGTTGGTGTAGACGATAATGGACGTATACAATATTTGAAATCGAAACATTGGGGCAACAGTGGatgcaattttaatgaaatgcaTGGTCCCGTTGTCATACACCACATCGGAAG TTGTTACGATACTACTACTTGGTCTTTTCAAGCTTTCGAGGCAAGAACTGATTTACCTTCAAACACTTATTGTCGAGCACCAG GTTCCACAGAGGCTATTGGCATGGTGGAGAACATAATGGAGAACATAGCAAAGATACTGCGGAAAGATTcgttagaaattaaattattaaacatgaACGAAGACCACAAAAAAATGTTGCAGCCGATGATAGACGAACTATCCAATAACGCGGACTATGAAATGCGAAAGAGAGCCGTGGAAACCTTTAATAAT GAAAATCGATGGAAGAAAAAAGGAATAGCATTAGTACCGATGATGTATCCAATGGGTTTTTGGGGCCAATTTCATGCACTCGTTTCAATCTATGCCCGAGATGGTACAGTTTCTGTCACTCACGGTGGAATTGAATCCGGTCAAGGGATTAACACAAAG gtTGCACAAGTAGCTGCACATACTTTAGGTATAGATTTATCACTGGTTACTGTCAAGCCGACTAACAATTTGACGGCTCCAAATAATTTCGTCACTGGTGGAAGTCTTACCAGCGAAGTGTGCTCATAC GCAACAATGGCAGCTTGCAAGGAATTAGTAAAAAGACTAGAACCAATTAAACAAGAACTTAAAAATCCATCGTGGCAGGAGTTAGTGATGACAGCATACACGAAGGACGTTGATCTGTGCGCGCGTTACAT GTATACTACGAAAGATGACATCAAACCGTATCCAGTGTATGGAGTTACTATAGCTGAAGTTGAAATTGATGTATTAACCGGACAACATATTTTACGTAGAGTAGATTTAATGGAAGATTGTGGAAGAAGTATGAATCCGGAATTAGATTTAGGTCAAGTAGAAGGTGCCTTTGTGATGGGAATCGGATATTGGACATCCGAGGATTTGATTTATGATCCAAAATCTGGTCAATTGACGAATTACAGAACTTGG AATTATAAACCACCCGGAGCGAAAGATATTCCTGTTGATTTCCGTGTTTACTTCCGTCGAAACGCTCCTAATCCACTGAGTATTCTTCGTTCAAAAG CCACTGGTGAACCGCCATTGTGTATGAGTTATGTAATTCCTATCGCAATACGCAACGCACTGGATTCAGCACGAAAAGATGCTCAAGATAGTGCACTGTGGTATCCGCTTG ATGGTCCAGTTACAACAGAAAGGATTTTGTTAACCAGTTTAACTTCCAAAGAACAAATGGTACTTTAA
- the LOC100882814 gene encoding uncharacterized protein LOC100882814 isoform X2, producing MDSKSSVEFAINNVSYTVTEDVPPRTSLNVFIRDYAKLRGTKAMCHEGGCGACIVSVEVKGKTMSVNSCLVPVLICNGWSIKTIEGLGNRKDGYHTLQAALAGKNGSQCGYCSPGMVMNMYSLLQGKQLTMKEIENSFGGNICRCTGYRPILDTFKGFAVDAPKNLVQDIHDIEEVFKIKTCKRTGLACENGCNGCHQLISNTEDKIDMKLEGVQFHKVLSVDDLFAVFEKNPNASYILYGGNTAHGVYRTQITDIAIDINDIPDLRRISKENDSLTIGSNLSLTVAMETFEKYSKERNFEYLQHLAKHIDLIASVPVRNIGSLAGNLMIKYQHHEFPSDLFLILETAGAQLHIVEAGGKKTIVNLLDFLDMDMKHKIIYSIVLPARGSEYEYRSYKIMPRAQNAHAHVNGGFLFKLDGAGRVVEKPNIIFGGINEHFLHASKTEEYLIGKSIFDKDTIKKAIEILDNELNPDHVLPDYSPQFRKLLAVGLFFKFILSIKPEKIDPRIRSGGSLLERELSSAKQDYDTDKNIWPLNQPLPKMEAIYQTSGEAQYANDIPPLANEVFCAFVHTTVPNGKIKSIDASEALKIKGVIAFYSAKDIPGKNVFISAASQQMMLPNDEVLFAEEKIEFAGQPVGIIVATTHSIANDAAQKVRVSYVDVQTEKAILKIEDAIASNDRSRMLQTINIDAKTKGTDTKHVIKGVFRCGSQYHYTMETQSCVCIPTEGGMDVIPATQFVDLCQTSIAECLGVKNNSLNINVRRLGGAYGSKISRATQIACACALACYKLNRPTRLVMSIESNMIAIGKRYDTRQEYEVGVDDNGRIQYLKSKHWGNSGCNFNEMHGPVVIHHIGSCYDTTTWSFQAFEARTDLPSNTYCRAPGSTEAIGMVENIMENIAKILRKDSLEIKLLNMNEDHKKMLQPMIDELSNNADYEMRKRAVETFNNENRWKKKGIALVPMMYPMGFWGQFHALVSIYARDGTVSVTHGGIESGQGINTKVAQVAAHTLGIDLSLVTVKPTNNLTAPNNFVTGGSLTSEVCSYATMAACKELVKRLEPIKQELKNPSWQELVMTAYTKDVDLCARYMYTTKDDIKPYPVYGVTIAEVEIDVLTGQHILRRVDLMEDCGRSMNPELDLGQVEGAFVMGIGYWTSEDLIYDPKSGQLTNYRTWNYKPPGAKDIPVDFRVYFRRNAPNPLSILRSKATGEPPLCMSYVIPIAIRNALDSARKDAQDSALWYPLDGPVTTERILLTSLTSKEQMVL from the exons AT GGATTCAAAAAGTAGCGTAGAATTCGCAATTAATAATGTCTCTTACACCG TTACGGAAGACGTTCCCCCCCGAACATCTCTCAACGTCTTCATCAGAGATTATGCAAAATTGCGAGGTACTAAAGCGATGTGTCATGAAGGAGGTTGCGGTGCTTGCATTGTATCTGTCGAAGTCAAGGGTAAAACAATGTCTGTGAATTCTTGCCTAGTGCCAGTTTTAATCTGTAACGG ATGGTCGATTAAGACGATCGAAGGATTAGGCAACAGGAAAGATGGTTATCATACGTTACAAGCTGCATTAGCAGGAAAAAATGGTTCCCAGTGCGGTTATTGTTCTCCCGGTATGGTAATGAATATGTACAG CCTTTTACAGGGCAAACAGTTGACTATGAAAGAGATAGAAAATTCCTTTGGCGGTAACATATGCCGCTGCACGGGTTATCGACCGATTTTAGATACGTTTAAAGGGTTTGCTGTCGATGCCCCTAAAAATCTTGTTCAAGATATTCATGATATAGAA gaagtatttaaaattaaaacctgcaaGAGGACAGGTTTGGCTTGCGAGAACGGTTGCAACGGTTGTCATCAGCTTATTTCTAACACCGAGGATAAAATAGATATGAAGTTAGAAGGTGTACAGTTTCATAAAGTTTTATCGGTCGATGATTTATTTGCAGTGTTTGAAAAAAATCCGAATGcaagttacattctatacggtGGTAATACCGCACACG GTGTTTATCGCACTCAGATAACCGATATAGCCATCGACATTAATGATATTCCCGATTTGCGACGAATAAGCAAAGAAAACGATTCGCTAACCATCGGCAGTAATTTGTCTCTTACCGTGGCAATGGAaacttttgaaaaatattccaaGGAACGAAATTTCGAATATTTGCAACATTTAGCTAAGCATATAGATTTAATCGCTAGTGTTCCAGTGAGAAAT ATTGGATCTTTagctggaaatttgatgataaaATATCAACACCATGAGTTTCCCTCGGATCTCTTTTTAATACTTGAAACTGCAGGCGCGCAACTACACATAG TGGAGGCCGGAGGAAAAAAGACTATCGTTAATTTATTAGATTTTCTCGATATGGAtatgaaacataaaattatatatagcaTTGTATTGCCAGCGCGTGGCAGTGAATATGAATACAGATCTTACAAG ATTATGCCACGTGCTCAGAATGCTCACGCTCACGTGAACGGTGGATTCCTCTTTAAATTGGACGGAGCTGGAAGAGTCGTGGAAAAACCAAATATAATATTTGGcggaataaatgaacatttt CTTCACGCTTCGAAAACGGAAGAATACTTAATTGGTAAATCTATCTTCGACAAAGATACAATTAAAAAAGCCATTGAAATATTGGATAACGAACTTAATCCCGATCATGTATTACCCGATTATTCTccacaatttagaaaattacttGCCGTAGGACTTTTCTTCAAG TTTATCCTGAGCATTAAACCAGAAAAGATTGATCCAAGGATACGCAGCGGTGGATCGCTGTTAGAACGTGAATTATCCTCGGCAAAGCAGGATTACGATACCGATAAGAATATATGGCCTCTGAATCAACCCCTTCCGAAAATGGAGGCAATATATCAAACATCGGGCGAAGCACAATACGCGAATGATATTCCGCCTTTAGCGAACGAAGTATTTTGCGCGTTTGTTCATACGACCGTACCTAATGGCAAAATAAAATCCATCGATGCTTCCGAAGCACTG AAAATTAAAGGAGTCATAGCGTTCTATTCTGCGAAAGATATTCCTGGAAAAAACGTGTTTATTTCGGCAGCTAGTCAACAGATGATGCTGCCTAACGACGAAGTA CTGTTCGCAGaggaaaaaattgaatttgctggACAACCTGTTGGAATAATTGTTGCGACAACGCATTCAATTGCGAATGACGCGGCACAAAAGGTGCGTGTCTCTTATGTTGACGTTCAAACGGAAAAAGCAATATTGAAAATAGAAGACGCTATAGCTTCTAATGACAGATCTAGAATGCTTCAAACAATCAATATAGATGCAAAAACGAAAG GAACGGATACGAAGCATGTAATAAAAGGAGTGTTTCGATGTGGAAGTCAGTATCATTATACCATGGAAACCCAAAGTTGCGTTTGTATTCCGACTGAAGGCGGGATGGATGTTATCCCAGCAACGCAATTTGTGGATCTCTGTCAAACTTCCATAGCCGAATGTCTTGGCGTTAAGAATAACAG tttaaatataaatgtaagaaGATTAGGCGGTGCATATGGTTCTAAGATATCGCGCGCGACACAAATTGCTTGTGCTTGTGCATTAGCTTGTTATAAACTGAATCGACCAACACGGCTCGTTATGTCGATAGAGAGTAATATGATAGCGATCGGTAAGAGGTACGATACTCGTCAGGAGTATGAGGTTGGTGTAGACGATAATGGACGTATACAATATTTGAAATCGAAACATTGGGGCAACAGTGGatgcaattttaatgaaatgcaTGGTCCCGTTGTCATACACCACATCGGAAG TTGTTACGATACTACTACTTGGTCTTTTCAAGCTTTCGAGGCAAGAACTGATTTACCTTCAAACACTTATTGTCGAGCACCAG GTTCCACAGAGGCTATTGGCATGGTGGAGAACATAATGGAGAACATAGCAAAGATACTGCGGAAAGATTcgttagaaattaaattattaaacatgaACGAAGACCACAAAAAAATGTTGCAGCCGATGATAGACGAACTATCCAATAACGCGGACTATGAAATGCGAAAGAGAGCCGTGGAAACCTTTAATAAT GAAAATCGATGGAAGAAAAAAGGAATAGCATTAGTACCGATGATGTATCCAATGGGTTTTTGGGGCCAATTTCATGCACTCGTTTCAATCTATGCCCGAGATGGTACAGTTTCTGTCACTCACGGTGGAATTGAATCCGGTCAAGGGATTAACACAAAG gtTGCACAAGTAGCTGCACATACTTTAGGTATAGATTTATCACTGGTTACTGTCAAGCCGACTAACAATTTGACGGCTCCAAATAATTTCGTCACTGGTGGAAGTCTTACCAGCGAAGTGTGCTCATAC GCAACAATGGCAGCTTGCAAGGAATTAGTAAAAAGACTAGAACCAATTAAACAAGAACTTAAAAATCCATCGTGGCAGGAGTTAGTGATGACAGCATACACGAAGGACGTTGATCTGTGCGCGCGTTACAT GTATACTACGAAAGATGACATCAAACCGTATCCAGTGTATGGAGTTACTATAGCTGAAGTTGAAATTGATGTATTAACCGGACAACATATTTTACGTAGAGTAGATTTAATGGAAGATTGTGGAAGAAGTATGAATCCGGAATTAGATTTAGGTCAAGTAGAAGGTGCCTTTGTGATGGGAATCGGATATTGGACATCCGAGGATTTGATTTATGATCCAAAATCTGGTCAATTGACGAATTACAGAACTTGG AATTATAAACCACCCGGAGCGAAAGATATTCCTGTTGATTTCCGTGTTTACTTCCGTCGAAACGCTCCTAATCCACTGAGTATTCTTCGTTCAAAAG CCACTGGTGAACCGCCATTGTGTATGAGTTATGTAATTCCTATCGCAATACGCAACGCACTGGATTCAGCACGAAAAGATGCTCAAGATAGTGCACTGTGGTATCCGCTTG ATGGTCCAGTTACAACAGAAAGGATTTTGTTAACCAGTTTAACTTCCAAAGAACAAATGGTACTTTAA